Genomic window (Acidobacteriota bacterium):
TGAGCGATTGCGGACCAACCGACTGATCACATCGGCCCTTTCCGGTGTCTCCGCAGCCATCGTTGGCGTCATCGTCAACCTAGCGCTCGTTTTCGGCGTCGCGGTCTTCTTTCACTCCGGAACGATCGATGCCTTTGCGGTGGCCCTCGCCGCTGCGGCATTCGTGGCACTCAGGATCTTCAAGCTCAATGTCCTATTCATCGTCATTGCCGGCGGCTTGTGCGGTTTTGCGAAACAGCTCCTGGTCGGTTAGATTCATCTCTATGAAAAGAGCGGTTGTCACGAAAAACGGTGCGCGGCGAGTTCGCGGGGGACATCTTTGGATTTACAGAAGCGACGTCAAAAAGGTAACTGCCGATGGCGGCGATCAGGTGACGGTCTTCGATGAATCCGGGAACTTTGTCGGCCAAGCATTCTACAGTGACTCCTCGGAGATCACGTTAAGAATCTTCACAACGTCCGACGAAACGATTGGCGACGATTTCTGGCGCGGACGCATTCGGGCCGCACACGCCCGACGAAACCTGTTGGCGACGAACGCGTTTCGGGTCGTCAACTCCGAAGCCGATCTCGTCCCGTCGCTGATTATCGATAACTACAATGGGGTCTTCGTCATCCAGACACTCACCCAAGGCACTGAAAAACTGAAGGACGTGTTCACGCGCATCATCGTCGAGGAGTTCGCTCCCATTGCCGTCGTTGAAAGAAATGACGCCAAGGTCCGAATGCGGGAGAACCTTCCGCTCGTGAGCGGCGTTCTTTTTGGTGAGGTCCCGGGCGAACTCTTCATCGAACAGGACGGGATCGCCTTTCGAATCGCGCCGCTCGACGGACAGAAGACCGGCTCGTTCCTCGATCAGCGCGAAAATCATCTTGCCGTACGCCGTTTCGCCAAGGGCCGGGCGCTCGATTGTTTCACTTTCAACGGCGGATTCGCGATGAATTTCGCGCGGGTCTGTGACGATGTCCTGGCGATCGACATTTCGGAGGATGCGATCCAACTGGCGAAGGCGAATGCCGCGGCGAACGGGCTATCGAACATCAGGTTCGAGGCGGCGAACGTCTTTGATGCACTTCGCGAACTTGAAAAATCGGGCGAGAAGTTCGACACGATCGTGCTCGACCCGCCGGCGTTCGTCAAAACCAAAGCGGCTTTGAGATCTGCCGTGCGCGGCTACAAGGAAATCAATCTCCGGGCGCTCAAGCTCTTGAATGACGACGGAATTCTGGTCACGTGCAGCTGCTCCTTTCACTTTTCCGAGGCGATCTTTCTCGAAACGCTCGAGTCCGCCGCGCGCGACGCTAAACGCCGGATCCATCTCCTCGAGAAACGGACACAATCTTCCGACCACCCGATCCTGCTCGGCGTTCCCGAGACCTACTATCTGAAGTGTTTGGTTTTGCGTGTATTGCAGCAGTGAGCAGCGAGCGGAGAGCAGTGAGCAGTAGACGGTAGACGGTAGGCGGAAAACCGTAGACGGTAGACGGTAGACGGTAGACGAGTAGACGGTAGACGGTAGGCGGTAGACGGTAGACGGTAGGCGGTAGACGGTAGACGTTAGACGGTAGACGGTAGGCTGTAGACGGTAGACCGTTGACGATACAAACAATGGACAACACTCTGCCCACTACCTCACTGCTTACCGCTCACTGCTAACCGCTCACCGCTCACTGCTAACCGCTCACCGCTCACTGCTCACTGCTCACTGCTCACCGCTCACCGCTTACCGCTCACTGCTCACCGTCTACCGTCTACCGTCTACCGTTTACCCTCTACCACAAGCTTCTTCGCTTCGGCCATCGCTTCGATCGCCTTCAGGACCTGCGGATCGACCTCAAGAAAGACCTGCGTTCCCGCCTCTGACGAATAACTCGCGGTTGCGAGTTCCTGACGCAGACGCGACTTCGCGTATTCGGCTTGACTGTTGATATTCTCGACCGTCAATCCATTCTTCTTGTCCGCCGCGGCGAACGTGCGAAACGCTTCGAAAAGACGCTCGTTAACGGCGAGATCATTCGGAGCGATAACGAGCGCGAAGGTCTGTTTCGGGCGCCGATAATCCTCAAATCCATTCACCTCTCCGGCAACCAACTGCCGCGCAAAATAGAATGCCGCCTCGTTGAGCCGTCCGCGAAGCGCGTTGAAAGCGAGCGGCGTCGCTTTAACGTCGGGTTCGATCCCGCGGCCGCCGTAAAGCGTCCGTCCGTCTGCCGTCGTGACAGGACTCCCGACCGGTTTCGGTTTGCTCTCGTCGCCTGCCTCTCCCTCGCCGTTGTGCGTGTAATAGTCGTAGATCGAACCGTTCGAATAATCGCGCTGGAGAGAACGTCCGAGCGGGGTGTAATACCTCGCCGTCGTCAGTGTCAATCCGGTACCGAACGGAAGCTGAAAGATGCGCTGAACAAGTCCCTTGCCGAAACTGTCGCTGCCGACGATCACGCCGCGGTTATAATCCTGAACCGCGCCGGCGACGATCTCCGAGGCCGAGGCCGAACCGCCGTTGATCATAACCACCAGCGGAAAGTCGTGAATATTGCCGCCTTCCGACAGCAGTTCCTGCGATTTCGCATAGCGCGAGCGGCCCTTTACGGAGACGACCGTTTTGTCTTCGGGCACGAATCGGCTGACGACCTTGATCGCCTGCGGGAGAAGCCCGCCCGGGTTGTTGCGCAGGTCGAGAATGAGGCTCTTCATCCCCTGTTTCGAAAGGTTCCCGATGGCCTCGTCGAGTTCGTCCGCCGTCGTTTCCTGAAATCCGCCGCTCAGCCCGACATAACCGATGCCGTCGCGGAGCATAAAGTAGTTTCTGATCGACGGCAGCGGAACGCCGCCTCGGACGATCTGAAAATCGAGCGGTTTCGAGTTTCCGATGCGTTCGACCTTGACATTGACGCTTGTTCCTTGGATTCCGCGAACGTTCTTGGAAACTTCCTGGCTCGTCCAATCCTTGGCGTCTTTGCCGTCGACTTCCAGAAACCGGTCGCCATACCGAAGCCCTGCCTTGTCGGCGGGGGTGTTCGGAATGATCGACTGGATGTAAACGCCGTCGCGATGCTGCAGAATCGAAACGCCGATTCCGAAAAACTGCGACTGCTGGTCCTCAAACAGTTTCCGAAACTCTTCGGTCGTGAAATACGACGAGTGCGGATCGAGCGACCAGAGCATACTCTGGATAGACTTCTCGGACACCTCTTCGTGGCTGACTTCGCTGACGTAATTGGCGTCGATAACGTCGAGCGCTTCGCGATAGTCGGCCGCGATCGACGCCGCCGAGACCGAATCACCGGCCGTCGAACTGCGTATTTTGCCGAACAGCCCGCCGGCCACGGCGCTCACCGCGATCAGTATCAAGACTCCGAAAACTGCCTTTTTGCTCATCTCAAAAACTCCGAATCAGTAAAAAACTATAGCACATTTGCAGACCGCCAAAACAGGGGACGTCTTTTCCATCCTGCTGAACAGACTGTTAAACGATTGGGCGATGCAAGTCGTTTCAAAATCAACGGTTTTTTGAGTTTCGCCGGCACACGAGATTTACTTTTCGAACGCCAGAACTTAACATCTATTTCTTTGCTGATGAAACCTGAACTCTCCATCGTGATTCCGGCATTCGAAGAGCAGGGCCGGCTCGGCGATTCGGCGCGGACGATTCTCAAATTCATCGCCGACAATCAGCTCGCGGCCGAGCTAATCATCGTCGACGACGGGTCAAACGATTCTACCGCCGAGGTCGCTCGCGCGGTCTGCGGCGAGTTTCCCGAAATCAAATCGCAAGTCATACGCTACGAGCAAAATCGGGGCAAGGGCTACGCGGTCAAAACCGGACTGCTGGCTGCGGAAGGCGACATCGCGCTGTTCAGCGACGCCGATCTCTCGACGCCGATCGGGGAACTCTCCAAACTGGTCGATCCGATCCGCGACGACCGCTTCGATCTGACTTTCGGCTCGCGCGCGCTCGACCGCAGCCTGATCGGAACGCACCAGCCCTGGCGCCGCGAACAGGGCGGAAAGGTCTTCAATCTGATCGTCCGCACCTTGACCGGATTGCCGTTCTGGGACACGCAGTGCGGCTTCAAGGCGTTCAATATGAAGAAGTTCCGGCCGCTTCTCGAAAAGATGACGATCGAGCGATTCGGCTTCGACGTCGAGTTTCTGTTTGTCGCGCAGCTCAAAGGACTGCGCCTCGCCGAAATTCCGGTCCGCTGGGATCACGATGAACGCACAAAGGTCGACGTCTTTCGGGACAGCCGGCGGATGTTCAACGAAGTCCGCGAGATCAGGCGGAATGCGAAACGCGGAGTGTACTGATTTGCGATTCTCGATTTGCGATTTGCGATTAGACCAATTGCGAAATCTGAATCGAAATCCTGATTCACGGGCCACGGGCCGAAAATCGAAAATCGCAAATCGAAAATCGAAAATGAAAAGACTTAACGTAAACATCGACCACGTCGCGACGATCCGCGAGGCGCGCAAGACCATCGAACCGAGCATCATCACCGCGGCGGTGATCTGCGAACAAGCGGGAGCGAACGGCATCACGGTGCATCTGCGCGGAGATCGCCGGCACATTCAGGACCGCGATATAGAACTCCTTCGCGACGTCGTCACGACTTACCTCAACGTCGAGA
Coding sequences:
- a CDS encoding class I SAM-dependent rRNA methyltransferase, whose product is MKRAVVTKNGARRVRGGHLWIYRSDVKKVTADGGDQVTVFDESGNFVGQAFYSDSSEITLRIFTTSDETIGDDFWRGRIRAAHARRNLLATNAFRVVNSEADLVPSLIIDNYNGVFVIQTLTQGTEKLKDVFTRIIVEEFAPIAVVERNDAKVRMRENLPLVSGVLFGEVPGELFIEQDGIAFRIAPLDGQKTGSFLDQRENHLAVRRFAKGRALDCFTFNGGFAMNFARVCDDVLAIDISEDAIQLAKANAAANGLSNIRFEAANVFDALRELEKSGEKFDTIVLDPPAFVKTKAALRSAVRGYKEINLRALKLLNDDGILVTCSCSFHFSEAIFLETLESAARDAKRRIHLLEKRTQSSDHPILLGVPETYYLKCLVLRVLQQ
- a CDS encoding S41 family peptidase, giving the protein MSKKAVFGVLILIAVSAVAGGLFGKIRSSTAGDSVSAASIAADYREALDVIDANYVSEVSHEEVSEKSIQSMLWSLDPHSSYFTTEEFRKLFEDQQSQFFGIGVSILQHRDGVYIQSIIPNTPADKAGLRYGDRFLEVDGKDAKDWTSQEVSKNVRGIQGTSVNVKVERIGNSKPLDFQIVRGGVPLPSIRNYFMLRDGIGYVGLSGGFQETTADELDEAIGNLSKQGMKSLILDLRNNPGGLLPQAIKVVSRFVPEDKTVVSVKGRSRYAKSQELLSEGGNIHDFPLVVMINGGSASASEIVAGAVQDYNRGVIVGSDSFGKGLVQRIFQLPFGTGLTLTTARYYTPLGRSLQRDYSNGSIYDYYTHNGEGEAGDESKPKPVGSPVTTADGRTLYGGRGIEPDVKATPLAFNALRGRLNEAAFYFARQLVAGEVNGFEDYRRPKQTFALVIAPNDLAVNERLFEAFRTFAAADKKNGLTVENINSQAEYAKSRLRQELATASYSSEAGTQVFLEVDPQVLKAIEAMAEAKKLVVEGKR
- a CDS encoding glycosyltransferase family 2 protein, whose product is MKPELSIVIPAFEEQGRLGDSARTILKFIADNQLAAELIIVDDGSNDSTAEVARAVCGEFPEIKSQVIRYEQNRGKGYAVKTGLLAAEGDIALFSDADLSTPIGELSKLVDPIRDDRFDLTFGSRALDRSLIGTHQPWRREQGGKVFNLIVRTLTGLPFWDTQCGFKAFNMKKFRPLLEKMTIERFGFDVEFLFVAQLKGLRLAEIPVRWDHDERTKVDVFRDSRRMFNEVREIRRNAKRGVY